One Pseudomonas sp. AN-1 genomic region harbors:
- a CDS encoding FAD-dependent oxidoreductase produces the protein MTDLNFDLIVVGCGAAGLSTAVSAAESGLRVAVLERAKKEERGGQTRFTEAYFRMKNHEEVTDDFDAFLAENSGFYQDPDFVAESLSERSAWSVQTRALAAIDANVIGTFAAEVPGTVQWLKDNGVKFDFLPTQFLTSTQPRLLPVGGGEAIVEALAARAEALGAEFFYETTARGLLTAGCNEVVGLRAYSPARGEIRFGGAVMLACGGFEGNLEMLSRYVGPRASFMRPVCKGGYYNRGEGIQMALEIGAAAAGEYGSYHAEPVDPRSGISEPSIFIFPYGVLLNKEGLRFTDEAPGTVDAWYERVTRKIFAQTDGIAWVILDQRVKDIPNYRLGIRTDQPAIEGASLAELASKLGLPVTAVERSVAEYNAACRPGEYRPLQLDGLATEGLTPPKSNWALPLDKGPYLAYPIISANVFTFGGLKTDEQARVINVDGEPIRNLYAAGETAGMYFGNYCGGTSVLRGLVFGRIAGHTAAESR, from the coding sequence ATGACCGATCTGAATTTCGATTTGATTGTGGTGGGGTGCGGTGCCGCGGGGCTGTCCACGGCGGTGTCGGCGGCGGAGAGCGGCCTGCGCGTGGCGGTGCTGGAGCGGGCGAAGAAGGAGGAGCGCGGCGGGCAGACCCGCTTCACCGAGGCCTACTTCCGCATGAAGAACCACGAGGAGGTGACCGACGACTTCGACGCCTTCCTGGCGGAGAACTCCGGCTTCTACCAGGACCCGGACTTCGTCGCCGAGAGCCTCAGCGAGCGCAGCGCCTGGTCGGTGCAGACCCGCGCGCTGGCGGCCATTGACGCCAATGTGATCGGCACCTTCGCCGCCGAGGTGCCGGGCACCGTGCAGTGGCTGAAGGACAACGGCGTGAAGTTCGACTTCCTGCCCACCCAGTTCCTCACCAGCACCCAGCCGCGCCTGCTGCCGGTGGGCGGCGGCGAGGCCATCGTCGAGGCGCTGGCGGCGCGCGCCGAGGCGCTCGGCGCCGAGTTCTTCTACGAGACCACCGCGCGCGGCCTGCTGACCGCCGGCTGCAACGAGGTGGTCGGACTGCGCGCGTATTCGCCGGCCCGTGGCGAGATCCGCTTCGGCGGCGCGGTGATGCTGGCCTGCGGCGGCTTCGAGGGCAACCTGGAGATGCTCAGCCGTTACGTCGGCCCGCGCGCCTCCTTCATGCGCCCGGTGTGCAAGGGCGGCTACTACAACCGCGGCGAGGGCATCCAGATGGCGCTGGAGATCGGCGCCGCCGCTGCCGGCGAGTACGGCAGCTACCACGCCGAGCCGGTCGACCCGCGCTCGGGCATCTCCGAGCCGTCGATCTTCATCTTTCCCTACGGCGTGCTGCTCAACAAGGAAGGCTTGCGCTTCACCGACGAGGCGCCGGGCACGGTGGATGCCTGGTACGAACGCGTCACCCGCAAGATCTTCGCCCAGACCGACGGCATCGCCTGGGTGATCCTCGACCAGAGGGTCAAGGACATCCCCAACTACCGCCTCGGCATCCGCACCGACCAGCCGGCTATCGAGGGCGCGAGCCTGGCCGAATTGGCGAGCAAACTCGGCCTGCCGGTGACGGCGGTGGAGCGCAGCGTGGCCGAGTACAACGCCGCCTGCCGTCCCGGCGAGTACCGCCCGCTGCAGCTCGACGGCCTGGCCACCGAGGGCCTGACCCCGCCGAAAAGCAACTGGGCGCTGCCGCTGGATAAAGGCCCGTACCTGGCCTACCCGATCATCTCCGCCAACGTGTTCACCTTCGGCGGCCTGAAGACCGACGAGCAGGCGCGGGTGATCAACGTCGACGGCGAGCCGATCCGCAACCTGTACGCAGCCGGGGAAACCGCCGGCATGTACTTCGGCAACTACTGCGGCGGCACCTCGGTGCTGCGCGGCCTGGTGTTCGGCCGCATCGCCGGCCACACCGCTGCGGAGAGCCGCTGA
- a CDS encoding LysR family transcriptional regulator translates to MKSRIDKLWAMQVFTRVVECASFNRAAESLDIANATVTASVRNLETHLGVTLLSRNTRTLRLTDAGERYFKHCVELLRQVEQAESEVMEQTASVQGQLCIESPAAFGKDVMAPLLAEFGARHPDLRIALRLTDHPEGLIESGTDMAIRIDSVNDADLVARPLYQAHYVACATPSLLEKLGTPDHPAQLDPTQCLGLFPKSSYTPARWSFTLGEEAHDLQPMGKLNFNSTDALIDAALADQGFIYVLDVFVNRLLSQGKLVELFPGWQTYGRTFFTVTPKSRFVAPRTRAFIEFLLASLDAQRRPAPGASVGLHVGRRGRG, encoded by the coding sequence ATGAAGAGCCGGATCGACAAACTCTGGGCCATGCAGGTGTTCACCCGCGTGGTGGAATGCGCCAGCTTCAACCGCGCCGCCGAATCGCTGGACATCGCCAACGCCACGGTGACCGCCAGCGTGCGCAACCTGGAGACCCACCTGGGCGTCACCCTGCTCAGCCGCAACACCCGCACCCTGCGCCTGACCGACGCCGGCGAGCGCTACTTCAAGCACTGCGTCGAGCTGCTGCGCCAGGTCGAGCAGGCCGAATCCGAAGTCATGGAGCAGACCGCCAGCGTGCAGGGCCAGCTGTGCATCGAGTCGCCGGCCGCCTTCGGCAAGGACGTGATGGCCCCGCTGCTCGCCGAATTCGGCGCCCGCCACCCGGACCTGCGCATCGCCCTGCGCCTGACCGACCACCCCGAGGGGCTGATCGAGAGCGGCACCGACATGGCCATCCGCATCGACTCGGTCAACGACGCCGACCTGGTCGCCCGCCCGCTGTACCAGGCCCACTACGTCGCCTGCGCCACTCCTTCATTGCTGGAGAAGCTCGGCACCCCCGACCACCCCGCCCAGCTCGACCCCACCCAGTGCCTGGGCCTGTTCCCCAAGAGCAGCTACACCCCGGCGCGCTGGTCCTTCACCCTTGGCGAAGAAGCCCACGACCTGCAACCGATGGGCAAGCTGAACTTCAACAGCACCGACGCCCTGATCGACGCCGCGCTGGCCGACCAGGGCTTCATCTACGTGCTGGACGTGTTCGTCAACCGGCTGCTCTCCCAGGGCAAGCTGGTGGAACTGTTCCCCGGCTGGCAGACCTACGGCCGCACCTTCTTCACCGTCACCCCCAAATCCCGCTTCGTCGCCCCGCGCACCCGCGCCTTCATCGAATTCCTGCTGGCGAGCCTGGACGCCCAGCGCCGTCCGGCGCCGGGGGCGAGTGTGGGGTTGCATGTGGGGAGACGGGGGCGGGGCTGA
- a CDS encoding helix-turn-helix domain-containing protein — MDFSFADRSEILQELGQRLRLQRLAQALTQQELAGMAGVAPGTIKKLEGNGTSSLETVVRVVQALGLTDELQALFVLPSQSIAQMEQAEQARQTQRVRAPRRKRP, encoded by the coding sequence GTGGACTTCTCATTCGCAGACCGCAGCGAAATCCTCCAGGAACTCGGGCAGCGTCTGCGCCTCCAGCGACTGGCCCAGGCGCTGACCCAGCAGGAGCTGGCCGGCATGGCCGGCGTCGCTCCCGGCACCATCAAGAAGCTGGAGGGCAACGGCACCTCCTCGCTGGAAACCGTGGTGCGCGTGGTGCAGGCCCTCGGGCTGACCGATGAGCTGCAGGCGCTGTTCGTGCTGCCCAGCCAATCCATCGCCCAGATGGAGCAGGCCGAACAGGCACGGCAGACACAACGGGTACGGGCGCCGCGGAGAAAGCGCCCATGA
- a CDS encoding type II toxin-antitoxin system HipA family toxin — protein MKKLDVYYCGWGEHWRLGTLADDGASLLFEYSPEALAQKLELSPRHLKLRAQAYGGFPAYQHRLPGLVADALPDGWGLLLMDRLFRRQGISPGPLDRLTFIGDRALGALSFVPAADTPLPEADLQLLALAQESQLVLAGEESAVLMELVLTGGSPQGARPKALVQYHPQAQQVSTLPGAPGEPWLVKFQAQGEHKEVCAIENLYAELARACGLRMPATTYFDLSPKLAGFGIARFDRAGELRVPVHSLAGLLHADFRLPSLDYTTFLRATRLMTRDQREVEQAFAHAVFNVVFHNRDDHAKNFAYRLDSDRRWKLAPAYDLTFSQGPGGEHQTDICGEGRRITRTHLLTLASQGGVEPAEANAIIERILEQAGQFRQRASGHPIRRDTVGQIAQVIEECRSAVA, from the coding sequence ATGAAAAAGCTCGACGTGTACTACTGCGGCTGGGGTGAGCACTGGCGACTGGGCACCCTGGCCGACGACGGCGCCAGCCTGCTGTTCGAGTACTCCCCCGAGGCACTGGCCCAGAAGCTGGAACTGTCGCCCCGCCACCTCAAGTTGCGCGCGCAGGCCTACGGCGGCTTTCCTGCCTACCAGCATCGCCTGCCGGGACTGGTGGCGGACGCCCTCCCCGATGGCTGGGGCCTGCTGCTAATGGACCGGCTGTTCCGCAGGCAGGGCATCAGCCCCGGCCCACTCGACCGCCTGACCTTCATCGGCGACCGTGCGCTGGGGGCGCTGAGCTTCGTACCCGCCGCAGACACGCCGCTGCCAGAAGCCGACCTGCAGCTGCTGGCGCTGGCGCAGGAGTCGCAACTGGTGCTCGCCGGCGAGGAGTCCGCCGTACTGATGGAGCTGGTGCTCACCGGCGGCTCGCCGCAGGGTGCCAGACCCAAGGCACTGGTGCAGTACCACCCGCAGGCGCAGCAGGTCAGCACCCTGCCCGGCGCCCCCGGCGAGCCCTGGCTGGTGAAGTTCCAGGCCCAGGGCGAGCACAAGGAGGTGTGCGCCATCGAGAACCTCTACGCCGAACTGGCGCGCGCCTGCGGGCTGCGCATGCCCGCCACCACCTACTTCGACCTGTCGCCCAAGCTGGCCGGCTTCGGCATCGCCCGTTTCGACCGCGCCGGCGAGCTACGCGTGCCGGTGCACAGCCTGGCCGGCCTGCTGCATGCCGACTTCCGCCTGCCCTCGCTGGACTACACCACCTTCCTGCGCGCCACCCGCCTGATGACCAGGGACCAGCGCGAAGTGGAACAGGCCTTCGCCCACGCGGTATTCAACGTGGTGTTCCACAACCGCGACGACCACGCGAAGAACTTCGCCTACCGGCTGGACAGCGACCGCCGCTGGAAACTCGCCCCGGCCTACGACCTGACCTTCAGCCAGGGCCCGGGCGGCGAACACCAGACCGACATCTGCGGCGAAGGACGCCGCATCACCCGCACCCACCTGCTCACCCTCGCCAGCCAGGGCGGAGTGGAACCTGCCGAAGCCAACGCGATCATCGAGCGCATCCTCGAACAGGCCGGGCAATTCCGCCAGCGGGCGAGCGGGCATCCGATCCGGCGCGATACGGTGGGGCAGATCGCTCAGGTGATCGAGGAGTGTCGCAGTGCAGTCGCATAG
- a CDS encoding ATP-binding protein, with product MESPILGFRFAPSILVRLGEELVPNLDQAIIELIRNSYDADASECTVEIKMDTINGGTIKISDNGSGMTHHQILNNWLVLGGSSKESTKLTPKGRRTVGDKGLGRLAALRAGSSVEMTTRHLSEQADEAHSITIEWSKYDKATVVEEIGLPIEKSTRKNHGTTTILKGIKRTLGRSETDRLGRSIVLLTSPFHEGTDFRINLIAPDFPELEARVRNGYLDDAEYVLRADLLPDGSGYAEVLDFKGDVLYSATSNEWPTKKQKGQVIYSAPPTTFELYSYIFNRNAFAGRGSTIAEVKNWLKVVGGVHFYHRQFRVPPYGDPGHDWLDMNLSRARSPEERPSTNTSVGRVIVDDPDGILKQKTDRVGFIESDEFLEIRRFAKDALEWFARRRLRDAEARRDFQKQESRIAPTQARADLLDTISQSLPAHEKERAIKGFFAGSWGRAD from the coding sequence ATGGAATCGCCCATACTAGGATTTAGATTTGCCCCTTCCATCCTTGTTCGGCTAGGTGAAGAATTAGTACCAAACCTTGACCAAGCCATCATCGAGCTAATCCGTAACTCCTACGATGCGGATGCATCTGAGTGCACGGTTGAGATAAAAATGGACACCATAAATGGTGGAACCATTAAAATTTCTGATAATGGCTCGGGCATGACTCATCACCAGATACTAAATAACTGGCTAGTATTGGGCGGCTCATCAAAAGAAAGCACTAAACTTACACCCAAAGGCAGGAGAACTGTTGGAGACAAGGGCCTAGGTCGGCTTGCCGCATTAAGAGCTGGTTCGTCCGTTGAAATGACTACCCGACATCTAAGTGAGCAAGCAGACGAGGCTCACTCCATCACTATCGAATGGAGCAAATACGACAAAGCCACAGTAGTCGAGGAAATTGGTCTTCCGATAGAAAAGAGCACGCGCAAAAACCATGGCACGACTACCATTCTCAAAGGAATCAAGCGAACGCTCGGAAGGAGCGAAACTGACCGCCTAGGGAGAAGCATTGTTCTTCTGACCAGCCCATTCCATGAAGGTACGGACTTCAGGATTAATCTTATTGCACCTGATTTTCCAGAATTGGAGGCTAGAGTTAGGAATGGCTATCTGGATGATGCCGAATACGTTCTGCGAGCGGATCTTTTACCAGATGGATCAGGCTATGCAGAGGTACTAGATTTCAAAGGCGATGTTCTTTATAGCGCCACATCCAACGAGTGGCCAACAAAAAAACAGAAGGGGCAGGTCATTTACAGCGCACCACCGACAACCTTCGAACTCTATAGTTATATTTTCAACAGAAACGCCTTTGCCGGTCGAGGATCAACAATAGCTGAGGTTAAAAATTGGCTTAAGGTAGTCGGTGGAGTTCACTTCTACCACCGTCAATTCAGGGTCCCACCATATGGCGACCCTGGCCATGACTGGCTAGACATGAACCTTTCTCGTGCTCGTAGCCCGGAAGAGCGCCCATCCACAAATACAAGCGTCGGAAGGGTGATCGTTGACGATCCAGATGGAATATTGAAGCAAAAAACTGACCGGGTCGGCTTCATCGAAAGCGATGAGTTCCTAGAGATCCGGCGCTTTGCTAAAGATGCGTTGGAATGGTTTGCGCGCCGCCGACTGCGAGATGCAGAAGCACGGCGAGACTTTCAAAAACAAGAATCTCGAATAGCGCCAACTCAAGCTCGCGCAGACTTACTAGACACCATTTCTCAGTCACTACCCGCTCATGAAAAAGAGAGGGCAATAAAAGGGTTCTTCGCGGGATCGTGGGGAAGAGCGGATTGA
- a CDS encoding ISL3 family transposase, with protein sequence MHPIDLAAFWPGYDVVACSHSVEKNLTLTLEPRAADLPRCGRCQQPSPLIHDRRIRLVRDRDLFDQRVQLRLPIRRVDCLTCGRVTEHISWLAPASRLTRRLCSWVETLLRFMPISHVSQLTGLHWHTIKTLDKRRLQAAFGTFEPGDVRRLVMDEFALHKGHRYATVIMDAERTRVLWVGLGNSRKAIRPFFEQLGERCQQIEAVAMDMNTAFDLEVKQHCPQAEVVYDLFHVVARYGRDVIDRIRVDQANALRHDKPARQVVKQSRWLLLRNRENLKEDHAVRLQELLAANQPLATVYVLKDALKEVWYAPSVREGWRRWRTWLRHVRESGLAPLQRFARNLQRYARGILASARFHMHTSLLEGVNNRIKVIKRMAYGFRDADYFFLKIKAAFPGKMR encoded by the coding sequence GTGCATCCTATTGATCTTGCTGCTTTCTGGCCAGGCTACGACGTTGTAGCCTGCAGCCATTCCGTCGAAAAAAACCTCACGCTGACCCTCGAACCCCGAGCGGCCGACCTTCCACGCTGTGGTCGCTGTCAGCAGCCCAGCCCCCTGATCCATGACCGACGCATTCGCCTCGTTCGCGACCGGGATCTGTTCGATCAGCGCGTCCAGTTGCGACTCCCCATACGCCGAGTGGACTGCCTGACGTGTGGGCGAGTTACCGAGCACATTTCCTGGTTGGCCCCGGCCTCGCGGCTGACCCGCCGGCTGTGTTCCTGGGTCGAAACCCTGCTGCGGTTCATGCCCATCAGCCATGTCAGCCAGCTCACCGGGCTGCACTGGCACACCATCAAGACGCTGGACAAGCGGCGTCTCCAGGCCGCATTCGGCACCTTCGAGCCGGGCGATGTGCGCCGTCTGGTGATGGACGAGTTCGCCCTGCACAAAGGCCATCGTTACGCGACGGTGATCATGGATGCCGAGCGTACCCGCGTTCTGTGGGTTGGCCTGGGTAACAGCCGCAAGGCCATACGCCCGTTCTTCGAGCAACTCGGTGAGCGCTGCCAGCAGATCGAGGCTGTGGCGATGGACATGAATACGGCCTTCGACCTGGAAGTGAAACAGCACTGCCCTCAGGCCGAGGTTGTGTACGACTTGTTCCATGTGGTCGCCCGCTACGGACGTGACGTGATCGACCGCATCCGGGTAGACCAGGCCAATGCCCTGCGCCATGACAAGCCCGCTCGCCAAGTGGTCAAGCAGAGCCGTTGGCTGCTGCTGCGCAACCGGGAGAACCTGAAGGAGGATCATGCCGTTCGACTGCAGGAGTTGTTGGCAGCCAACCAGCCACTGGCCACGGTCTATGTGCTCAAGGATGCGTTGAAGGAGGTCTGGTACGCACCCAGCGTGCGGGAGGGCTGGCGGCGCTGGCGAACCTGGCTGAGGCATGTCCGGGAGAGCGGCTTGGCGCCGCTACAACGCTTTGCCCGCAACCTCCAGCGCTATGCCCGGGGCATCCTCGCCAGTGCACGATTCCACATGCACACCAGCCTGCTGGAGGGGGTGAACAACCGGATCAAGGTGATCAAGCGCATGGCCTATGGCTTCAGGGACGCCGATTACTTCTTCCTGAAAATCAAGGCCGCCTTCCCCGGGAAAATGCGATGA
- a CDS encoding HAMP domain-containing sensor histidine kinase: protein MILYRSLATAGTTAAVFAHEIGKPIRTIAGGEKTIRRRVNKLCPDNIGAQLEPPLNLIVNASERLTRFASMQIDFLKREKRRHGAVNLNKVIQSLHDLWKPILEDAKIELELAPHKTDDAVIYGAEALVETIITNCLTNSVSAFERPGARTKDRLIKIKVNIEGNTVAIEVEDNGPGINMDINEIWLPGKTTRQEGTGFGLTIVKDSVLDLGGNYSASTVDNSGANFKFVFPLLTNPTNM, encoded by the coding sequence TTGATCCTATATCGATCCCTTGCCACTGCGGGGACTACTGCTGCAGTATTTGCCCATGAAATTGGAAAACCCATCAGAACGATTGCAGGCGGAGAAAAAACAATACGCCGAAGAGTCAATAAATTATGCCCTGATAATATTGGAGCGCAATTAGAGCCACCATTAAATCTAATCGTTAACGCCTCCGAGCGACTGACTAGATTCGCCTCGATGCAGATAGATTTTTTGAAACGCGAAAAAAGGCGACATGGCGCCGTTAACCTTAACAAGGTTATACAAAGTCTTCACGATCTCTGGAAGCCCATACTAGAAGACGCAAAAATTGAGCTTGAGCTAGCCCCACACAAAACTGATGACGCAGTAATATACGGAGCTGAAGCATTAGTAGAAACAATAATAACAAATTGCCTTACAAATTCGGTAAGCGCCTTTGAACGACCAGGAGCCAGGACAAAGGACAGACTAATAAAAATAAAGGTCAACATCGAAGGAAACACTGTAGCCATCGAAGTTGAAGACAATGGCCCCGGGATAAATATGGATATAAATGAAATTTGGCTTCCTGGAAAAACCACCAGACAAGAGGGCACGGGCTTCGGGCTCACTATTGTTAAAGACTCGGTTCTCGATTTAGGCGGAAATTACAGCGCCTCAACAGTCGATAATTCCGGGGCAAACTTTAAATTTGTATTTCCGTTACTTACCAATCCAACGAATATGTGA
- a CDS encoding electron transfer flavoprotein subunit alpha/FixB family protein, whose product MSAPLEIREILALIPLAWGEDALDMTLGAAQRLAADAGLGFAALLLGNAGAEEGARRAATAGAARICLAAHPGLALDAEPAALALAGAEAVRRQTAAAQRLLLVPPGADGEELAAQLAAALDAQPLGRCSALRWTEAGLQAERATWGGRLRLGMTQANGNAVACLRLGKAELSCSAEPPCERLELDTVLPASLAMEETTSGQRLPPVESARIVVSGGRGVNEQGFVLLEELAERLDGSLGGSLPAVDAGMVPVVRQVGVSGKFVSPDIYLAVGISGTPQHLAGISPDTRIVAINKDPAADIFKVASVGVVGDWEQVLPELLRVVGEGRKVS is encoded by the coding sequence ATGAGCGCACCACTTGAGATACGCGAGATTCTGGCCCTGATCCCCCTGGCCTGGGGCGAGGACGCCCTCGACATGACCCTCGGCGCCGCCCAGCGGCTGGCCGCCGACGCCGGCCTCGGCTTTGCCGCGCTGCTGCTCGGCAACGCCGGCGCCGAGGAGGGCGCCCGCCGCGCGGCCACCGCCGGCGCCGCACGCATCTGCCTGGCCGCGCATCCCGGCCTGGCGCTCGACGCCGAACCCGCTGCCCTGGCGCTGGCCGGCGCCGAAGCCGTGCGCCGCCAGACTGCCGCGGCGCAGCGCCTGCTGCTGGTGCCGCCGGGCGCCGACGGCGAGGAACTGGCTGCGCAGCTGGCGGCGGCGCTGGACGCCCAGCCCCTCGGCCGCTGCAGCGCGCTGCGCTGGACCGAGGCGGGATTGCAGGCCGAGCGCGCCACCTGGGGGGGCCGCCTGCGCCTGGGTATGACCCAGGCCAATGGCAACGCCGTCGCCTGCCTGCGCCTCGGCAAGGCCGAGCTGAGCTGCAGCGCCGAGCCGCCGTGCGAGCGGCTGGAACTGGATACCGTCCTGCCCGCGTCGCTGGCGATGGAGGAAACCACCAGCGGCCAGCGCCTGCCGCCGGTGGAGAGCGCGCGCATCGTGGTGTCCGGCGGTCGCGGGGTCAACGAACAGGGCTTCGTCCTGCTCGAGGAACTGGCCGAACGCCTGGACGGCAGCCTCGGCGGCAGCCTGCCGGCGGTCGACGCCGGCATGGTCCCGGTAGTGCGTCAGGTCGGCGTGTCCGGCAAGTTCGTCAGTCCGGACATCTACCTCGCCGTCGGCATCTCCGGCACCCCGCAGCACCTCGCCGGCATCAGCCCGGACACCCGCATCGTCGCCATCAACAAGGACCCGGCGGCGGACATCTTCAAGGTCGCGAGCGTCGGTGTGGTGGGGGATTGGGAGCAGGTGTTGCCGGAGTTGTTGAGGGTGGTGGGGGAGGGGCGGAAAGTATCTTAG